The genomic region gaacaagttacatgtgaatcggaggtgcgtagcatagcaaacatttttcgtaaaatgaaaaACCAAAACAGTCACTGGCAGTGCATCTGGATGccatccagatttgctggacggcttccagcattgaaggcctggacggcgtccaataatctggacggcatccagatctgtaggcagaccctgttttgctgcaacaaacaaatgcacgaaccaaaactcaaacaatcccaatttatgacccgcaaacaaccaaaacatgtatcttatatcaccgggaaggtattttgacgaggaaaataactaagcatatttcatcaatcaatctaccacttacaacaatcaaaaccgcatttaatgttcatcatttatcacattcaagttcataaatctcatttcatgtTTCGATGATCCaagttacacatatgatatgccgtttcgaagataattaaacatgcaatacaactaaacattcactaacaacatctcatgtcatttaaggcatcaaaagttcatttcaagttcatcaaaccctaacccaaagttcactaaatcaataatcaagtttatgaagttttttaaagcaacctacacatcaaattgaagctagtgatactagtaacacaattaaaatatgaactttaacaatttaacaacattaactcatccaaaatcaaagattaagcacacccatttcaattgttcatactagttactcaaaacaacaaatcgagcaagtaaatcatatattcatgctagacacgagccatagacacaaactaacaccatttcaagtcaaaaacacgaatttagagaaatctagtgtttttagaaaccttaccccaagtagtgaaattggtaccaaatcgaagaggatgaagagaggatcacgaaaatgtaatttgttttgatgtttgcttcctagatcgaatttagatgataatTTTGTGTTGAGAAGATTAGAGAGAAAAGTGGAagtatgaagatggtggtggtggtgaatgaatggtggagaggataccttgactagttgacctagtcaagagtttagtctcttggcaagtttagtccctcaagtttgttgtcgggtgcgggaattaaccgaatgaattattttgaattacacgagagtacgagagacgttataatccgataacgaaaatattaagaatgttagctaacggaggatacgaatctagatacgaaggatattattaaaataaaaggacgggtgttaaaataatttaacggaaaaatgcgagaTGTTATACTAGTTATACATGACATAAAACTCATGGATTGTTTCTCTCTTCATTTCGGTCTTATATTTGACCAACCGTGTCTTAGAAGTGCCATGACTATTAAAAAACTGAAGTGCCAGGACTATTAAAAAATCGGAAACAAATTAAATATTAAGTAAAGACATTCATATGTAATGgtaataattaaaatttaaattaaaatcttAAAGCAAACAAAAAGAATTTAAATGCTTAACATCTCCATGCAGAAGCAGCAAGAATTGATCTGTCTTGCCATCCTAACAATAAACAACCTTTATCTTCGGTCAACCTATAACCATCACATGAATACAAACTAAGTAATATCTTTGACTGAGTCACCGCGTTCTCACTCAATGGCACCCCTTGGAACCCTTTTCCCTCCATAATCTTCCTCCATTTTTCTAACCTTTCATGTCTCATCACTCTCTCTGCACCTTCACATGCCACAATGTTCCTAATCTCAGGTGCAAATATATACTGTTCAACCTTGGCCCGTTGGGCCGAATCAGCAGGGAAAGTAGCATCAAGCGAGTCAAAGATGGCTGAATAATAATGTAATGCCTCCAAGAATCGACCCAAGAAGTAAGGCCCGTTATGGCTCGCTTCTTGCTCCACAATGGTCACAATATTAGGGGCTTGGTCTCTAATCATGGCTAATAAGTTTCCAAGCCATTGGCCAGGGACTCTCTGAAGTCGGTTGACTGAGTTAACAGCTAAAGCTTCACCGACTCTTCGGTTAAACATGTGCGGTTCTAGATCTTCTAATTGTTCTCCTACCGGGTGGAACTCAAAAGGAACATGGAGGGAATGTGCTAGCTCGGTCAAACACCGTCCGGTTTCCCTAACACTATCTGGAGATGAGCCGATACCCGTGATCCGGAGAAACGGTGGTCCGCTGGGCCTAGCGGCTAGGGCTTGCATGAAAGCAGGCCATTGGTAACCTTGAAGAATATCAAGGTCAATAACATGGACACGTTCTTCAGCTTCAAATGCCTCAAATATTGCTTGATTGGCGGTGAAATGAGCAAACTTAATGTAAGGGCAAGCTTGGTATACAATTTGATAGATCTTAAGAATTTCCATTGCGTTAGGAGGGAAAGGTGTGAATTTTGGAGTGGAGGATGTTGGTTTTGTGGTGAGTGTGGCTGCAAGACGTGCACTAAGGGCCTCCGTAAAGCAAGAGGCGACTCGTTGCATTGAGTCACCGAGTGGTGATACGACACGATTAAGGTGGTGGAGGTACTTTCGGGCTGACATAAAGTCCTCTTTAGCCACTGCTTCTGCACATGCAAGGAGAAGGTGCACCAGTTGAAGTCCACTATCGTGTTCCTGTGGCACATGAATTGTGTTAACtaaaataaaaattattagtatGATCATACACGTTGTTTAAAAGAGGCGAGACCATCATATGCTATGTATGTAACATTGTATATACGATCTAGAGATTCTGTATATAATAAGCAGCCCAACTTGAACGCCTTAATGGAGGGTGAGACTACTTTTAGGGGTAAAAAATAGAAGATAATAAAAACCTAGTTTTTTAAGCCTAAACAAACTGTAAGTTGGTATTTTTTAGTTGGTATTTTTTATTATCCTCGTATATATGGAAACTTAAATAATAGTGTAAAAAATTATTTACTTCGAGCAATCACCATACTATATAGGCTATAGCGTCTCCAAGGAGTTATGAAACGTAACTGCTCTCCTCCCATATCGTTAGCATCATGTAATTGAATTTATTTTTGTTTATTCGATTTTGATCTTTCTTTCCAATCCCAAGAACACACAGTAACACCTAGACAAAAAACCACAAACAGTAGATAAAATTGATAGAAACAAACCTCGGGACCAACGGGGGGAGGTACCATAAGGTGGTTATGGTTTTGATTCACTGATTGTTGTTGTGGAGGTTGTAATCTTGACGAGGGTAATTGTTGTCTTGGtgcttgtaattgttgttgttgtttttgtctaTGTTGTTTTTCTTCTCGTCTCTCCTGCTCTAGTTGTTCCATCAATGGTAAGTTTGAAGGTGCAAATGGTTGCATATGTTGATAGATATGATGATCATTATCAGAGGATCCTACAACACCACCACTGCTATGCACCATTGTATTAGCCTCACCATAAAACCTTGAAGGGCTAGGTAACGTCAAACAATCCAACAAAGCCGGGATAGTTGTCAAAGAATCATACGATTGATGATCTGAAGAACTAACACCCGCTTGATCAGCGATCGTGGGGTAACCCAAGAACTGATTATCATCTCCATCAAAATCATCCAAGAAATTCTCAAGTGACGGTAAAGAAATCGTCTCGACTTGCATGAACTGATTATTAGGGGAGTTACTAAAAACCCTTTGGAGTGGACTCATTCCTTTtggcttgttgttattgttgttgttaaatGGTCCTAAAGGTGAAGCTGTGCGTGGTGGGGAGCATCCAAAAGGTTGTCCATTATTTAAACTACTCGGGTAATAATTGAAAGTTGAGGATTGAGTGTTGGAGGAAGGGAGTGAGTTTGTAACTGGAGATGAGATCATGAAATCTGTCTCAAGATGCTCAGTAAAAAAGGACTCCCACAAGGAATTGGTATCAGGAGATTGTATTTCCATATCTCCATGATCTAACGGTTCATATTTAAGTGAAGGAAAGCAAAGGCTAGAAGGTGTGAGATCAGAAGAAGATgtagatggtggtggtggtggtggtggtggtggtggtgttttcTTGGTGTTATCAGAAGATTGATTAGGTGAAGTTGGTTGTATTTTTAAGCATGAAGATTCAGTAATGAGGTTGTTCATGTCATTCTGTAAGGAACTGCCCATAGTAGCATGTATCATTTTGGGTTAGTGTGTTAGGTTAGTTGAGGAAATTTAACTTTAAAGCAAGACTATGCAGGTTTCAATGGTTTTTATGCTGGAATGTTACAAGGTAAAAGACAATGGTTAGTTGGATGGTAGTAACCGGTTACATGTAATTTTGTTAAGATTAGAACGCCTTTATTTAACTTTTGTGCATAGGAAATGCCAACGACTTTAAACTAAGTGTTAAAATTTTTGGGTTCTTGTGGGCCGGCTGCCTCATTGATTAAGCCTTTTTGTCCAATAACAAAATTCTACCTATCTATCTATCCGCAAACTTTGCTATTTTGGACACTCTTCACGTATGTATCTACTCACAAACTTTGTATACCCGAAGAGTGATTAAAAGATAAATGTACAATGATGACTTTATAATTCTTGTTTGTCTTATGTAGAAACAATCTAACATACAACACGTAATAATACTTGAGTTAATAAACGTTCATTCTGATTGataagttcgttttatataaaaccaatacaCTGATATCTAGATTGAGTATATAGGTTCATATTGCTGAGCTATCAACTGTGTATTAAAATATACTTATTGCTTTTGTAGATAGTAATTAGAAAATCATTACCTTCTCTTATAAAGGGTGAGGATCCATAAAGAACTAGAGAGTGTAGAGAATCGAGAGAACCAGACAGCCTCACCttcatctgcgtgcagattgactcaatctgcgtcCAGATTCAGCTTATTTTGTGTGCAGATTGATCGAACAGATATAATCAACATATGACCTTCAATATGTGTACAGATTGAACTCAATCTTTGTACGAATTGAACTCAATCCGTCACAGATTGAGTTCATCTACAAAATTCACCTACTCAATCGAATGTGCAGATTCTTAAATCAATCGAATTAATATTTGAAATTGATGTTACCTTGCTCCAATAGCAGCGACTAGAAAATTTTGTGAAGGAATCAAGGTCTGAAAACAACTAAATCGTAAAAATCAAAGTTGCGGTTCATTTTCATCATTCGTTCACTTTTCATCAAGAATTGAAGAATTCGCTGATGATTTGGAGTATAATTTTcataacccgtccaaatccatctggacgaagtccatatcgattacaaacgattcacaatagttgatttcatcgcgaggtatttgacctctatatgatacaatttacaaacattgcattcgtttttaaaagataaactttctttacatcgaaaattgacaggcatgcataccatttcataatatccactatccaactataattaacttaataataatcttgatgaacttaatgactcgaatgcaacgtctttcgaaatatgtcatgaatgactccaagtaatatctttaaaatgagcaaatgcactgcggaagatttctttaacacctgaaaataaacatgctttaaagtgtcaaccaaaaggttggtgagttcattagtttatcgtaatcaactgtttccataattttaataggccacaagatttcaatttttccgtaaatatacatctcatatcaggcatttcgcaaactgcatagagataaaaatcattcatatggtgaacacttggtaaacgaccttaacaagatgcatatagaatatccccatcattccgggacaccatcggacatgataaactcgaagtactaaagcattccaaattccagaatgggggttgttagttcccgtagatctacctttaggattcgcgtcaattaggggccagttccctaattcttaggctaccaagctaaaaggggcatattcgatttcgatcattcaaccatagaatgtagtttcaattacttgtgtctattttgtcaaacatttataaaaatttcgcatgtattctcagcccaaaaatgtaaagggtaaaaaggcaaatgaaactcacctattgtatttcgtagtaaaaatacatatagcgtcattgaacaagtgtaaggttggcctcggattcacgaacctatattaattatatatatttatatgttggtaaatatttgtctaacaatttaggttatgtcatagtgtaccacaatcctaatgctcgagctcaatatgcagaagtcaacaaaagtcaatttgactcaaaataatttccaaaatttatacatgattatcatatagtttaaatatcgtcgtcttatatttttaagtattttaatagatttattggagtaaataatataattaatttattaataaataaaattttatattaaaattatataataaaatatacttttatatatcttaaatgatGAAATttgtaaagttcatttaatatcataaaaataatatgataggtattattaatgtaattatattacacgtagtaaaatatctttgtatcacatatttatttgataaaataacattgataataataataataagtaaaagttgtattattttgtaataataattattattattctattaataaaaatatcaatctttatatttactaaaaatgacattatgataaaatgataattctaattatgataactttaatatttacgatactttttaatattaactttaaaataataattctatttaaaatgataataataaagatattttataataataatgacatttctattaaaataataaatttttttaaaatgatagttttaatactaacgatactttaaataataatagtaatgataaaaataataagaacgataattttatctaaatcaatatcttacaatattttaatttcatcatgatactcatactcattatttcctaatcgattcatttaatagcttttaaattgTCTTTTATATTgcgttcgtgttaatgataataatagtaattataataattaggtgctactaatattagtttctaattataataatactaatggtaataaatattacgataatattaatgataatactaattataactttaacgatagtaataataataataaaaataacaattttaatgataatactttttattgataatgataatgataataataataataataataataataataataataataataataataataataataataataataatataataataataataataagataaaaattataacgacgataataacgacgataataataatcatttttaataatattacaaggattcaattgactataacttctaattcgttcatcgaaaccattcgatatctaaatgaaaagttcttaatttttcgttagctttccaacgacatgcaatatcatataccttatctcaaccgcatatgtaactaattcaaaattcaacatatcatatctaatggcaatatcaaaagtacaagcatgcataatcctatatactcgagcactagtcagggatacactattagtatgtcaaaattaaattatgagtactcacgtatcaatattgagattcaatattgcaggaaaggtacgtagacgcaacggagatgataaacactaaattgacctcacgagcatacccctgatccatacacataacctccatagctataacccataatttccttagccctatcctactcgcaaactaGTTTTAAAAATTACTCGAACagtactccgtcgtagtattttatgtataaatactaataataacactagtaataataataataataataataataataataataataataataataataataataataataataataataataataataataataataataataataataataataataataataataataataatattaatcttgataataataataataataattataatataaatataaataataataagaacagagggagtaatatatcgatgtatatgtgtgtgtgtaaactTAAGCGAATTCGTTTGATTTAAAGACTAGGGTACCTATcttctgccatgcgatcgcatgacttgtgTGAGgggcttccatgcgatcgcatggcctttacATACAGCTCATATGCACTTAATCTCCTGCCGACACtccgtttaatatatattaatatatatattatatttaatttatataattacttatatattatattatatttacgttcatggtagaaaatgtaatttttgttcaaatgactcgtacgttgtcactcgactcatgtaccactttcggtttttcgaacgcattttcgtacatttagaaaactagcctttcacGTTTCGCGtgtactcttattaataatttaacttactcatcaataaattatcttataaaaaaatgtaacttataaatttgagagttgtggtcatttgcttctataaatcagtggcttgttatttatcaaaatatattattttaaatcaagacgttttatgactaagttaaaatatatatatatttttatattttcatttcgaaatataaatttgggacaatatataatatatagtttttcaaaactaataatattcaaatttatatatcttaaaatcgtttaagtaataagaaatattattttgtaacatttgtatttttaaagtttaaaattgatatactttatttataaaaaaaaatttacaaagacattttaatattccaattaatttatattccaaatcattttatcacaaaggttataatagtataagttgttattgaaatgtcccgttcttattgattaaaaacgttccatattaattgatttcgttgcgaggttttgacctctatatgagacgtttttcaaagactgcattcatttttaaaacaaaccataacctttatttcataaataaaggtttaaaaagctttacgtagattatcaaataatgataatctaaaatatcctgtttacacacgaccattacataatggtttacaatacaaatatgttacatcgaaatcagtttcttgaatgcagtttttacacactatcatacaaacatggactccaaatcttgtccttattttagtatgcaacagcggaagctcttaatattcacctgagaataaacatgctttaaacgtcaacaaaaatgttggtgagttataggtttaacctatatatatcaaatcgtaacaatagaccacaagatttcatatttcaatacacatcccatacatagagataaaaatcattcatatggtgaacacctggtaaccgacaataacaagatgcatatataagaatatccccatcattccgggacacccttcggatatgatataaatttcgaagtactaaagcatccggtactttggatggggtttgttaggcccaatagatctatctttaggattcgcgtcaattagggtgtctgttccctaattcttagattaccagacttaataaaaaggggcatattcaatttcgataattcaaccatagaatgtagtttcacgtacttgtgtctattttgtaaatcatttataaaacctgcatgtattctcatcccaaaaatattagattttaaaagtgggactataactcactttcacagatttttacttcgtcgggaagtaagacttggccactgttgattcacgaacctataacaatatatacatatatattaaagtatgttcaaaatatatttacaacacttttaatatattttgatgttttaagtttattaagtcagctgtcctcgttagtaacctataactagttgtccacagttagatgtacagaaataaatcgataaatattatcttgaatcaatccacgacccagtgtatacgtatctcagtattgatcacaactcaaactatatatattttggaatcaacctcaaccctgtatagctaactccaacattcacatatagagtgtctatggttgttccgaaatatatatagatgtgtcgacatgataggtcgaaacattgtatacgtgtctatggtatctcaagattacataatatacaatacaagttgattaagttatggttggaatagatttgttaccaattttcacgtagctaaaatgagaaaaattatccaatcttgttttacccataacttcttcattttaaatccgttttgagtgaatcaaattgctatggtttcatattaaactctattttatgaatctaaacagaaaaagtataggtttatagtcggaaaaataagttacaagtcgtttttgtaaaggtagtcatttcagtcgaaagaacgacgtctagatgaccattttagaaaacatacttccactttgagtttaaccataatttttggatatagtttcatgttcataataaaaatcattttctcagaataacaacttttaaatcaaagtttatcatagtttttaattaactaacccaaaacagcccgcggtgttactacgacggcgtaaatccggttttacggtgtttttcgtgtttccaggttttaaatcattaagttagcatatcatatagatatagaacatgtgtttagttgattttaaaagtcaagttagaaggattaacttttgtttgcgaacaagtttagaattaactaaactatgttctagtgattacaagtttaaaccttcgaataagatagctttatatgtatgaatcgaatgatgttatgaacatcattactaccttaatttccttggataaacctactggaaaagagaaaaatggatctagcttcaatggatccttggatggctcgaagttcttgaagcagaatcatgacacgaaaacaagttcaagtaagatcatcacttgaaataagattgttatagttatagaaattgaaccaaagtttgaatatgattattaccttgtattagaatgataacctgctgtaagaaacaaagatttcttgaggttggatgatcaccttacaagattggaagtgagctagcaaacttgaaagtattcttgattttatgaaactaggacttttggaatttatgaagaacacttagaacttgaagatagaacttgagagagatcaattagatgaagaaaattgaagaatgaaagtgtttgtaggtgtttttggtcgttggtgtatggattagatataaaggatatgtaattttgttttcatgtaaataagtcatgaatgattactcatatttttgtaattttatgagatatttcatgctagttgccaaatgatggttcccacatgtgttaggtgactcacatgggctgctaagagctgatcattggagtgtatataccaatagtacatacatctaaaagctgtgtattgtacgagtacgaatacgggtgcatacgagtagaattgttgatgaaactgaacgaggatgtaattgtaagcatttttgttaagtagaagtattttgataagtgtattgaagtctttcaaaagtgtataaatacatattaaaacactacatgtatatacattttaactgagtcgttaagtcatcgttagtcgttacatgtaagtgttgttttgaaacctttaggttaacgatcttgttaaatgttgttaacccaatgtttataatatcaaatgagattttaaattattatattatcatgatattatcatgtatgaatatctcttaatatgatatatatacattaaatgtctttacaacgataatcgttacatatatgtctcgtttaaaaatcattaagttagtactcttgtttttacat from Rutidosis leptorrhynchoides isolate AG116_Rl617_1_P2 chromosome 9, CSIRO_AGI_Rlap_v1, whole genome shotgun sequence harbors:
- the LOC139868483 gene encoding GRAS family protein RAM1-like: MGSSLQNDMNNLITESSCLKIQPTSPNQSSDNTKKTPPPPPPPPPPSTSSSDLTPSSLCFPSLKYEPLDHGDMEIQSPDTNSLWESFFTEHLETDFMISSPVTNSLPSSNTQSSTFNYYPSSLNNGQPFGCSPPRTASPLGPFNNNNNNKPKGMSPLQRVFSNSPNNQFMQVETISLPSLENFLDDFDGDDNQFLGYPTIADQAGVSSSDHQSYDSLTTIPALLDCLTLPSPSRFYGEANTMVHSSGGVVGSSDNDHHIYQHMQPFAPSNLPLMEQLEQERREEKQHRQKQQQQLQAPRQQLPSSRLQPPQQQSVNQNHNHLMVPPPVGPEEHDSGLQLVHLLLACAEAVAKEDFMSARKYLHHLNRVVSPLGDSMQRVASCFTEALSARLAATLTTKPTSSTPKFTPFPPNAMEILKIYQIVYQACPYIKFAHFTANQAIFEAFEAEERVHVIDLDILQGYQWPAFMQALAARPSGPPFLRITGIGSSPDSVRETGRCLTELAHSLHVPFEFHPVGEQLEDLEPHMFNRRVGEALAVNSVNRLQRVPGQWLGNLLAMIRDQAPNIVTIVEQEASHNGPYFLGRFLEALHYYSAIFDSLDATFPADSAQRAKVEQYIFAPEIRNIVACEGAERVMRHERLEKWRKIMEGKGFQGVPLSENAVTQSKILLSLYSCDGYRLTEDKGCLLLGWQDRSILAASAWRC